The nucleotide sequence TATTAATGAATAAAAAAACTGGTCAAATCTATATTGTTGGCATGGATGGTGGAATAGATTCTGCTGTTGCTGCATATCTGTTGAAAAAACAGGGACACTCACCAATAGGAGTGGCCGTAACATATCACGAGGATGATGGGGATTTTAAGGAGCTCATCTCTCCATTTTTGCCAGATGAGCTTGATCGCATTAAGCAACTTTGTCAGATTTTGGAAATTCCCTTCTATGCGACAAATGCTTCGGAATTATATTTTGAAGAAGTCGTTGAAAAGACCGTTAGTGCCAGATTAACAGGTAATTCATTTGTTCCTAATGTTGGTAAGGTCAGTGTTATTCTAAAGACATTGATCTCTAAGATGACAGGACTTTCGGCCGTTAAGGTCTCGACTGGGCACTATGCTAAAGTTTTGAGAAACCAAACCACTGGACAGCTCAATGTTTACGTTGCAAACGACATTGCTGAAGATGATAGCTTTTATATATCTTCACTTTCTAGTGAAGTTTTGGAAAATATATACTTTCCACTTTCAGAATTAAAAGAGGAAGAAGTTCTAAAAATATCTAAACTTATCCCTTTTGATTTTAAACTTGATAAAAAACAGAGAAGGCTAGATCGTCATAATTTTATGAATAGTGAGGGACTAGCAAAGTTCGTTGAGAAATATTCAGCAACAAGTCTTCGTAAAGAAGGCCAGGTTTACAATTTCTTTGATGGATCAACGATTGGTGAACATTTGGGAATCCATCAGTTCTTCAGAGGACAAAAAAAGATTCCACTCAAATCCAAAGCACAAATAGATAAGGAGCTTGTTGTATCAAGGATTGTACCGGCAAATGGAATGATCTTTTTAGATAAAGAGTCGAGACTATATTTCACTCATCTCTACGTTTCAAATTTTATTTGTGACAAAAATCTCAATCGCTCTGTGCCGATGATTGCAAATATTATGCTTGGAGCAAGAAAGCAAATGCATTCATGCGAAGTGTTTTTTAAAAATAATGGGACTCTCTTCATCAAATTAAAAGAAGAGCTCAAGGATTTTATCTCTCGTGGAGCTTACATTGTTCTTTATAATAAGATCGGAGTTGGCGCTCGTGTTATCGGCGGAGGAATCGTTCGTTATAGTGCATTCTATGATGAAAATGAAGAACTTGCGCAATATCCTAAGACAAAGGACCAAGAAGATAATGAAGAAGATAAGAATAAGCAGAAGAAAAAGGATTTAGGGTTTTGATAGTAAGTAAAATTTTTTCAACAATTATTCTCTGTCAACTATCTTTCGGTTTTGCACTTCGAGATTATGATCAGTCTCCAAGAAATTTTAGTCATCTTGCGCAGGCCATATCACGCTACGACAAAGATGAACTCGTAGGAACACTAAGAAACTTCATCAAAGAGACACGACCAACTCGAATTGTAGGTAGTGAAGGTCATCACAAAGCTTCACAGTTTATTATTGATTTCATAAAGAAGCACACTGACGATAAGAATAGTTTGGTTGTAATAGATGACTTTACTCCAAATATTGATCGTGCAATCAAAATGTATCAAGATGATTTAAAAACGGTACAAAATGCTGGTGATAATGTTAATAAGGCTGAACTCGCGAAGTGGGTTAACTTTACAAACTCTCGTGTTGCTCATCTTGAAAAACTAAGAACTCAGAAAGGAAAAAATATTGTTTGGGAAAAGCGTGGCTCTAAATTTCCAAATGATGTCATCGTTATCGGTGCTCACTACGATACGATTGCCTATGATAAGAAAACTCTGTCTGTTCTTCCTGAAGT is from Bacteriovorax sp. Seq25_V and encodes:
- a CDS encoding aminomethyltransferase beta-barrel domain-containing protein → MNKKTGQIYIVGMDGGIDSAVAAYLLKKQGHSPIGVAVTYHEDDGDFKELISPFLPDELDRIKQLCQILEIPFYATNASELYFEEVVEKTVSARLTGNSFVPNVGKVSVILKTLISKMTGLSAVKVSTGHYAKVLRNQTTGQLNVYVANDIAEDDSFYISSLSSEVLENIYFPLSELKEEEVLKISKLIPFDFKLDKKQRRLDRHNFMNSEGLAKFVEKYSATSLRKEGQVYNFFDGSTIGEHLGIHQFFRGQKKIPLKSKAQIDKELVVSRIVPANGMIFLDKESRLYFTHLYVSNFICDKNLNRSVPMIANIMLGARKQMHSCEVFFKNNGTLFIKLKEELKDFISRGAYIVLYNKIGVGARVIGGGIVRYSAFYDENEELAQYPKTKDQEDNEEDKNKQKKKDLGF